A single region of the Vicia villosa cultivar HV-30 ecotype Madison, WI unplaced genomic scaffold, Vvil1.0 ctg.002392F_1_1, whole genome shotgun sequence genome encodes:
- the LOC131638716 gene encoding F-box/kelch-repeat protein At3g27150-like, translating into MTNKKALPVPNFGSDFCISYHNSLLQKRRIMEVLPPSDGNGSSTEEKPLPQDADYNLSLSDELETSILARFPRSQHWKLCFLNKRFLSLMRSGEIYKIRKELGLKEPSVFMLASGESNWWGMDWPFISSRKLPRIQSDYSFEFGDKESFCAGSQLLVSGKEIDGAVIWRYDSETNEWFKGPFMINPRCLFASASSGNFAFVAGGLTSTYSEILDTAEKYDSKTKIWKPLPKMNKKRKFCSGCFMDKRFYVIGGQDENRNDLTCGEFFDEKTDTWNLIPDMLKDIPVSDSQSPPLIAVVNNELYTLDASSNELKVYVKGINKWKKLGVVPVRADEQGGWGVAFKSLGDELLVIGAPSVSNKERVLAIYTCCPDPDVEILKWKQIECGSVQLNHFIRNCAVMMGST; encoded by the coding sequence ATGACTAATAAAAAAGCATTACCAGTTCCGAATTTTGGTAGTGACTTTTGCATTAGTTACCATAATTCTTTGTTACAAAAGAGGAGAATTATGGAAGTGTTACCACCCTCCGATGGCAACGGTTCCTCGACAGAAGAGAAACCTTTACCTCAGGATGCAGATTATAATCTTAGTCTCAGCGACGAGCTAGAGACGTCGATCTTGGCGAGATTTCCGAGATCGCAGCACTGGAAACTATGTTTTCtaaacaagagattcttgagtCTTATGAGAAGTGGTGAGATATATAAAATAAGGAAAGAGTTAGGACTCAAAGAACCTTCTGTTTTCATGTTAGCTAGCGGCGAAAGCAATTGGTGGGGTATGGATTGGCCTTTCATCTCAAGCAGGAAGTTACCAAGGATTCAATCAGATTACAGCTTTGAGTTTGGTGATAAAGAATCCTTTTGTGCAGGGTCGCAGTTACTGGTTTCGGGGAAAGAAATCGACGGTGCTGTTATTTGGAGATATGATTCAGAAACTAATGAATGGTTTAAAGGTCCATTCATGATTAATCCAAGGTGTCTTTTTGCTTCTGCTAGTTCTGGCAATTTCGCTTTCGTTGCAGGCGGTTTAACGAGCACTTATAGCGAAATATTGGATACAGCTGAGAAATATGATTCCAAGACCAAAATTTGGAAGCCTTTGCCAAAGATGAATAAGAAGAGAAAATTCTGTTCTGGTTGTTTCATGGACAAGAGATTCTATGTTATTGGTGGACAAGATGAGAATCGAAATGATCTAACTTGTGGCGAGTTTTTTGACGAAAAGACAGACACATGGAACTTGATTCCTGATATGTTGAAAGATATTCCGGTTTCGGATTCGCAGTCTCCGCCTCTTATAGCTGTTGTTAATAATGAGCTTTACACACTTGATGCTTCTTCTAATGAGTTGAAAGTTTATGTCAAAGGGATCAATAAGTGGAAGAAATTAGGTGTTGTTCCTGTGAGAGCCGATGAACAAGGTGGTTGGGGCGTCGCTTTTAAGTCGCTCGGGGATGAGTTGCTTGTTATTGGCGCGCCTTCGGTCTCGAATAAAGAACGTGTGCTGGCGATTTATACTTGTTGTCCTGATCCTGATGTTGAGATATTGAAGTGGAAGCAAATTGAATGTGGGAGTGTTCAGCTTAATCATTTTATTAGGAATTGTGCTGTGATGATGGGAAGTACTTGA
- the LOC131638714 gene encoding uncharacterized protein LOC131638714: MTVTKEVTRRTFTCSFFREDITPLIRLSTSVTGQNLDEFRKTYGHILHMLTSRVDEWALYTLLQFYDPELRCFTFPDYQLAPTLEEYADILKIKVQHRIPFPNGGTHGFYVKFLMRKADTLVIEKKWKEFNALLAVMIYGLVLFPNIPNFVDLTAICLFMDQNPVPTLLADTYYAVHSRYGTKGAVGGCLPLLYEWFTSHLPKSGPFVTTKDSQKWPQRIMGLTANDIVWYHLGKGIEEVITRCGSFDNVPLIGTKGVINYNPRLALRQLGFALKDKPLDKEIFESVCFKKGADPEGLEKVRSAWNSIHTDDRTSLGGKNAIAKQAYTDWVKDRVKKRLLPFPKVKPLYEQPPEVLTATVPAEDYTQVHVENIRLREKREDAKIEVQKRTRTEKGEKATTIIVEDNEKIIKKAIKEAEEKLKQKYREDLKACKLQLEKETKYQLRTMKKKLEDEITQRIAVETQLKGSHLRSARLTEENVKLRDQMASMENAPEKDYLPGF; this comes from the exons ATGACGGTTACCAAAGAGGTTACTAGGCGCACCTTCACCTGCAGTTTCTTCCGTGAGGATATAACGCCTCTGATTCGTTTGAGCACTTCAGTTACTGGGCAAAACTTGGATGAGTTCAGGAAAACATATGGTCATATCCTACACATGTTAACTTCTCGGGTTGATGAATGGGCTCTCTACACACTTCTTCAGTTCTACGATCCTGAGTTACGATGTTTCACCTTCCCTGATTACCAACTGGCACCAACCCTTGAAGAATATGCTGATATCCTCAAGATTAAGGTTCAACACAGGATTCCTTTT cctaatggtggaaccCACGGATTCTATGTTAAGTTTCTGATGAGGAAAGCTGATACCCTTGTTattgagaagaaatggaaagaattcaatgctctctTAGCTGTTATGATCTATGGCTTGGTGTTGTTCCCGAATATCCCGAATTTCGTCGATCTTACTGCCATTTGCCTCTTTATGGATCAAAACCCTGTGCCTACTCTCTTGGCAGATACTTATTATGCTGTTCATTCCAGGTATGGGACGAAGGGAGCCGTTGGAGGCTGTTTGCCGTTGTTATACGAGTGGTTCACTTCACACTTGCCTAAAAGTGGACCGTTTGTCACAACAAAAGACTCacagaaatggcctcaaaggatcatggggcttacggCGAATGACATCGTTTGGTATCACCTTGGGAAAGGGATAGAGGAAGTTATTACTAGATGTGGTAGTTTTGACAACGTCCCCCTCATAGGGACGAAGGGAGTTATCAATTACAATCCAAGGCTAGCGCTgcgtcagttgggttttgcactGAAGGACAAGCCATTAGACAAGGAAATATTTGAATCTGTTTGCTTTAAGAAAGGGGCCGATCCAGAGGGTCTAGAAAAAGTGAGGAGCGCCTGGAATAGTATTCATACAGATGACCGAACCTCCTTGGGAGGGAAGAATGCCATTGCTAAACAAGCCTACACTGATTGGGTAAAAGATAGAGTCAAGAAGCGCCtattgcctttcccgaaggttaaaccATTGTATGAACAACCACCTGAAGTTTTAACTGCCACCGTGCCAGCTGAAGACTATACCCAGGTACATGTGGAAAACATCCGGTTGCGTGAGAAAAGGGAAGATGCTAAGATAGA agttcaaaagaggacTAGAACCGAAAAGGGTGAAAAGGCTACCACTATCATTGTCGAGGATAACGAGAAGATCATAAAAAAGGCCataaaagaggcagaagagaagcTCAAGCAAAAGTACAGAGAAGACTTGAAGGCCTGCAAGCTCCAGTTAGAAAAAGAGACTAAATATCAGCTGAGGActatgaaaaagaaactggaagatgAGATTACTCAGAGGATAGCAGTCGAGACAcagctgaaaggaagtcacctccgctccgctcgactaacagaagagaatgtCAAGCTCAGAGATCAAATGGCAAGTATGGAGAATGCACCTGAGAAAGATTATCTCCCTGGAT TTTAA